The Mobula birostris isolate sMobBir1 chromosome 11, sMobBir1.hap1, whole genome shotgun sequence genome has a segment encoding these proteins:
- the LOC140205378 gene encoding perforin-1-like, which produces MDPRMGERVGILLWTLLFLGGVGATCETGSARECQSAPPVPGSSLAGEGFDVVTLSRKGAYVVNVESWSRRDGACTLCRNSLMGGRRQRLPLATVDWRALRDCPRAVSSQLFHSLSELIKSISSSVDNSWSTGLNLPTQHSQSIGSKSKLMSFATRKTKSDCYSFAKHEFRCRLYRYRLKDQPPLAPQFSARLNQITNTSYEEARHHYRQLVQTFGTHFIRSVDMGGSFQDVTAIRTCQAAVEGITPEQVKDCLGIEASYQVVAVGKGRAGTGFCKKKAWSLNQTKTFHQAFNERLTEAVGGHSSGDTDILFSSDPASFTRWLKSLEVSPGIIKYQLAPLHLLLPITDRRREQLRLYLSEYILANTMKRDCSKTTCPTPGSKSRSDPCSSQCQESFQVDHHWCSTWKGTGHLLVTIKSGFGLWGDYLSGTDGFVVVSYGNAKGRTRVINNNNNPTWNTRLDLGVVVAHSNVRLTLVVYDEDIFWNERLGTCKVPLISGVTHRTCHLKHGMVTYKISFTCGRHLYGRTCHRCGRSPGAHGFTGLLRTNHSSHPSDSPTALPSGNALLKVINP; this is translated from the coding sequence ATGGATCCTAggatgggagagagagtggggatttTACTCTGGACGCTCCTGTTCCTTGGGGGGGTGGGAGCCACCTGCGAGACAGGCAGTGCCAGAGAATGCCAAAGTGCGCCCCCGGTACCAGGGTCAAGTCTGGCTGGAGAGGGTTTCGATGTGGTGACACTGTCACGCAAGGGGGCATACGTGGTGAACGTGGAGAGTTGGAGTCGTCGGGATGGGGCCTGCACCCTCTGTAGGAACTCACTGATGGGGGGTAGGCGGCAGCGGCTTCCCCTGGCCACAGTAGACTGGCGGGCTCTGCGTGATTGTCCCCGGGCTGTTTCCAGTCAGCTCTTCCACTCGCTCTCTGAGCTCATAAAGTCGATCAGCTCCAGTGTGGACAACAGCTGGAGCACTGGCCTAAATCTACCCACCCAGCACTCACAGTCAATCGGTTCCAAATCCAAGCTCATGTCTTTTGCCACGCGGAAGACCAAATCAGACTGCTACAGCTTCGCTAAACACGAGTTCCGTTGCCGTCTTTACCGCTACCGCCTGAAGGACCAACCCCCCCTGGCACCCCAGTTCTCTGCCCGTCTGAACCAGATCACCAACACCTCCTATGAGGAAGCCCGGCACCACTACCGCCAACTAGTGCAGACTTTTGGAACTCATTTCATTCGCTCGGTCGATATGGGCGGCTCCTTCCAGGATGTGACAGCCATCCGCACCTGCCAAGCTGCTGTGGAGGGCATCACCCCCGAGCAGGTGAAGGACTGCCTGGGGATAGAGGCCAGTTATCAGGTGGTGGCGGTGGGCAAGGGCAGAGCGGGCACAGGTTTCTGTAAGAAGAAGGCTTGGTCCCTGAACCAGACCAAAACTTTCCACCAGGCCTTCAACGAGAGGCTGACAGAAGCCGTGGGAGGTCATTCCAGTGGTGACACAGACATCCTGTTTTCCTCTGACCCTGCCAGCTTCACCCGATGGCTGAAGAGCCTTGAGGTCTCACCAGGTATCATAAAATACCAGCTGGCCCCTCTCCATCTCCTGCTACCTATCACTGACCGCCGCCGGGAACAGCTGAGGCTCTACCTCAGCGAGTACATTTTGGCCAACACCATGAAACGGGACTGCTCCAAAACCACCTGCCCCACTCCTGGGAGCAAAAGCAGATCCGATCCCTGTTCCAGCCAATGCCAGGAGAGTTTCCAGGTAGACCATCACTGGTGCAGCACGTGGAAGGGCACAGGGCACCTGCTTGTCACTATCAAGAGCGGCTTTGGTCTCTGGGGCGACTATTTATCTGGCACTGACGGTTTTGTGGTGGTCTCTTACGGTAATGCCAAAGGACGGACCAGGGTgataaacaacaacaacaaccctACCTGGAACACCAGACTGGACCTGGGGGTGGTGGTTGCCCACAGCAACGTGAGACTCACCCTAGTTGTCTATGATGAAGATATCTTTTGGAACGAGCGTCTGGGAACCTGCAAGGTGCCTCTGATCTCTGGTGTCACCCATCGTACCTGCCACCTTAAGCATGGCATGGTCACCTACAAAATTTCCTTCACCTGTGGCCGCCACTTGTATGGTCGCACCTGCCATCGGTGTGGCCGGAGTCCAGGAGCCCATGGGTTCACCGGGCTCCTGAGGACCAACCACTCCTCCCACCCGTCTGACTCCCCCACCGCCCTTCCTTCAGGGAATGCCCTCCTCAAAGTTATCAACCCCTAA